A window of the Burkholderia sp. 9120 genome harbors these coding sequences:
- a CDS encoding tetratricopeptide repeat protein — protein sequence MSTSPATPERQRLFSPAVILVLGALTALMLVLAYPRDKLEARLLRGANADGLTIAYLEAWLRIDPDNPDVLSELTREYLKGQRIAEASRVLDRLQQSHDPAARQGALAIRVSIAQQRLYLLKTDDPARAARLRELDALLHEAAAYTWDNEQLALLARQARGLNDSDLAARYYRQLIQRDPAHASGWLVDLAQTELGNGRYAAAANAWFEAQRHADDRDQRRARFIAGVKALQAGNDPLAAIQAANAHLGDLADDPDTLRYLANLALAAGRPDLAEQYVKRLLKISAVMPREMRSVRPAALADRAPADYRNAQGVWLRAAWYRPARVVRADAPNNHHGGFLKVAASAAPATGAPPPATVPTSAAESDNELAYRVFLANGDVANAQRIAQAALDKDPQSALWRGRLAQVAEWNHQPQVALRNYLAQAQANGDANAWQQVARLAPGLNDNAAVLAVTLHQSEQQPDNLKLIDAVVFSYEQLADPDSALRFLQARMHGAQRRAVMERYALIAERKGDDDLALRTWRDLEREFGPNSAYGLKIATLLYTRTQFDAALAAMNEAKPAAPNTDGDFWRFYALLANTVQHPHEANQGYRALIAGGKADADDYEAMTGFYNDSPLDAGRLAEYAYRHGGPPRALSQALYNYQRARAWGRIRVLLASLSPEERGAAEQSATFLLARAEYERQTGSVEDAERDIKRAARLAPDNVEARAAYLWMLTDRGTDAELRNAMRNEAGDAENDPQLWAPYAAASMRLGDGRAALHYLHKQSAQAAQSPLWRLTYADALELNSRIDEAWQLRRSVWLELARRRRDPAQANALPAAEQDDLRGRYVALTTLFDNGDRSRAVLIEMLRADQASQADAQSTQTSELGDIGLLPPAQQDAIRKERRVYTAIAREAAISWAQVQDASDMERAWLEKQYIQRSTRPVYAEAQLAINEGDVNELSRLLDTLPDLIPRQNRVDAQTLTGRNADAQTTAFESLTSLPNDSVMHGQLHDRLLSNAQAVSPSVRYSDQGPLRFSEESVTGGVRLTPSQALQLRYRQRDQSTDAGSLPNAPNHDRLLEGVYSHKGQYDEEHVIVGRREALKDFVTARVEGTYAVNPKLTLTYAAGYNQSATETTQLTVAGVKDMASVGFNYRLDSHWFGGGRYEYDRFHGQDRSSLGDGHLVELNAGYKIKADYPDYTIRAVFSHGQYSANGTPGAALQNLLPAGTPFNAQAFMPQTFTQGGLLFSFGDDLPENYSKGWRPMFSAGPLRDSRAGWSGQVMAGLVGSLFGGDQVLIYGLYQGASSNHSTSVKEIGARYQWLY from the coding sequence ATGTCGACGTCGCCTGCGACACCTGAACGGCAACGGCTGTTTTCGCCGGCCGTCATCCTCGTGCTCGGCGCGCTCACCGCGCTGATGCTGGTGCTCGCCTATCCGCGCGACAAGCTGGAAGCACGGCTACTGCGCGGCGCCAACGCGGACGGCTTGACGATCGCGTATCTGGAAGCGTGGCTGCGGATCGATCCCGACAATCCCGACGTGCTGTCCGAACTCACCCGCGAGTATCTGAAGGGACAGCGGATTGCGGAGGCGTCGCGCGTGCTCGACCGCTTGCAGCAGTCGCACGATCCGGCCGCGCGGCAAGGCGCGCTGGCGATTCGCGTGTCGATCGCGCAGCAGCGGCTGTACCTGCTGAAGACCGACGATCCCGCGCGGGCGGCGCGACTGCGCGAACTCGACGCGTTGCTGCACGAGGCCGCCGCGTACACGTGGGACAACGAGCAGCTTGCGTTGCTGGCGCGTCAGGCGCGCGGATTGAACGACAGCGATCTTGCGGCGCGTTATTACCGTCAGTTGATCCAGCGCGATCCCGCGCATGCGAGCGGCTGGCTGGTCGACCTCGCGCAAACCGAACTCGGCAACGGCCGCTATGCAGCGGCGGCGAATGCGTGGTTCGAGGCGCAACGGCATGCCGACGATCGGGACCAGCGGCGCGCGCGTTTCATCGCGGGCGTGAAGGCGCTGCAGGCAGGCAACGATCCGCTCGCGGCGATTCAGGCGGCGAACGCGCATCTCGGCGATCTCGCCGACGATCCCGATACGTTGCGCTATCTCGCCAATCTGGCGCTCGCGGCTGGCCGGCCTGATCTGGCCGAGCAGTATGTGAAGCGGCTGCTCAAGATATCGGCGGTGATGCCGCGCGAGATGCGCTCAGTGCGGCCCGCAGCGCTTGCCGATCGTGCGCCTGCTGACTATCGCAATGCTCAGGGCGTCTGGTTACGCGCCGCGTGGTATCGGCCCGCGCGTGTGGTTCGTGCTGACGCGCCGAACAACCACCACGGCGGCTTCCTTAAAGTCGCCGCCAGTGCGGCGCCCGCAACCGGCGCGCCACCCCCCGCAACCGTGCCCACGAGCGCCGCCGAATCCGACAACGAACTCGCCTACCGCGTGTTCCTCGCCAATGGCGACGTCGCCAACGCGCAGCGCATTGCTCAGGCCGCGCTCGACAAAGACCCGCAATCCGCGCTGTGGCGCGGCCGTCTCGCGCAGGTCGCGGAATGGAATCATCAACCGCAGGTGGCGCTGCGTAACTACCTCGCGCAGGCGCAGGCCAATGGCGACGCCAACGCCTGGCAGCAGGTCGCGCGCCTCGCGCCCGGCCTGAACGACAACGCCGCCGTGCTGGCCGTCACCTTGCATCAGTCGGAGCAGCAACCGGACAATCTGAAGCTGATCGACGCCGTGGTGTTCTCGTACGAACAACTCGCCGACCCGGACAGCGCGCTGCGCTTTCTGCAAGCGCGCATGCACGGCGCGCAGCGTCGCGCGGTGATGGAGCGTTACGCGCTGATCGCCGAGCGCAAAGGCGACGACGATCTCGCGCTGCGCACCTGGCGCGACCTCGAACGCGAGTTCGGCCCGAACAGCGCCTATGGCCTGAAAATCGCCACGCTGCTCTACACGCGCACCCAGTTCGACGCCGCGCTCGCCGCGATGAACGAAGCCAAGCCCGCCGCGCCGAACACCGATGGCGACTTCTGGCGCTTCTACGCGCTGCTCGCCAACACGGTTCAGCATCCGCACGAGGCGAACCAGGGCTATCGCGCGCTGATTGCCGGCGGCAAGGCCGACGCCGACGACTACGAAGCGATGACCGGTTTCTACAACGATTCGCCGCTCGACGCCGGCCGCCTCGCCGAATACGCGTACCGCCATGGCGGGCCGCCGCGCGCGCTCTCGCAAGCGCTGTATAACTATCAGCGCGCGCGGGCCTGGGGCCGGATTCGCGTATTGCTTGCATCCCTCTCGCCCGAGGAACGCGGCGCCGCCGAACAGTCCGCCACCTTCCTGCTGGCGCGCGCCGAATACGAACGGCAAACCGGCTCGGTGGAAGACGCCGAGCGCGACATCAAACGCGCCGCGCGCCTCGCGCCCGACAACGTCGAAGCGCGCGCCGCGTATCTGTGGATGCTGACCGACCGCGGCACCGACGCCGAGCTGCGCAATGCCATGCGCAACGAGGCCGGCGACGCCGAAAACGACCCGCAACTGTGGGCGCCCTACGCCGCGGCGTCGATGCGTCTCGGCGACGGCCGCGCGGCGCTGCACTATCTGCACAAGCAGTCGGCGCAGGCCGCGCAGAGTCCGCTGTGGCGGCTGACCTATGCGGACGCGCTGGAGCTGAACAGTCGCATCGACGAAGCCTGGCAATTGCGCCGCAGCGTGTGGCTCGAACTCGCGCGGCGCCGTCGCGATCCGGCGCAGGCCAACGCGCTGCCCGCCGCCGAGCAGGACGATTTGCGCGGCCGCTATGTCGCGCTGACCACGCTGTTCGACAACGGCGACCGCTCGCGCGCCGTGCTGATCGAGATGCTGCGCGCGGACCAGGCGAGTCAGGCTGACGCGCAGTCGACGCAGACCTCCGAACTCGGCGACATCGGCCTGCTGCCGCCCGCGCAACAGGACGCGATCCGCAAAGAGCGGCGCGTTTATACGGCTATCGCGCGCGAGGCGGCAATTTCGTGGGCCCAGGTGCAGGACGCGTCCGACATGGAACGCGCGTGGCTGGAAAAGCAATACATTCAACGCAGCACGCGGCCGGTGTACGCCGAGGCGCAACTGGCGATCAACGAGGGCGACGTCAACGAACTGTCGCGGCTGCTCGACACCCTGCCCGATCTGATTCCCCGGCAAAACAGGGTCGATGCGCAAACGCTGACCGGCCGCAACGCCGATGCGCAAACCACCGCGTTCGAGTCGCTCACGAGCCTGCCCAACGACAGCGTGATGCACGGCCAGTTGCACGACCGGCTGCTCAGCAACGCGCAGGCGGTCTCGCCGTCGGTGCGTTACAGCGACCAGGGGCCGTTGCGCTTCAGCGAGGAATCGGTCACGGGCGGCGTGCGGTTGACGCCGTCGCAGGCGCTGCAATTGCGCTACCGGCAACGCGACCAGAGCACTGACGCCGGGTCGCTGCCCAACGCGCCGAATCACGACCGCTTGCTCGAAGGCGTCTACTCGCACAAGGGGCAATACGACGAAGAACACGTGATCGTCGGCCGCCGCGAAGCGTTGAAGGATTTCGTGACCGCGCGCGTGGAAGGCACCTACGCGGTGAACCCGAAACTCACGCTCACCTATGCCGCCGGCTACAACCAGTCCGCCACCGAAACCACGCAACTGACCGTGGCCGGCGTGAAAGACATGGCGTCGGTCGGCTTCAACTACCGGCTCGATTCGCACTGGTTCGGCGGCGGCCGTTACGAGTACGACCGTTTTCACGGCCAGGACCGCTCGTCGCTCGGCGACGGCCATCTCGTCGAATTGAACGCCGGCTACAAGATCAAGGCCGACTATCCCGACTACACGATCCGCGCGGTGTTCTCGCACGGCCAGTACAGCGCCAACGGCACACCGGGCGCGGCGCTGCAGAACCTGCTGCCGGCCGGCACTCCGTTCAACGCGCAGGCCTTCATGCCGCAAACCTTCACGCAGGGCGGCCTGCTGTTTTCTTTCGGCGACGACCTGCCGGAGAACTACTCGAAAGGCTGGCGGCCGATGTTCTCCGCCGGTCCGTTGCGCGACTCGCGCGCGGGCTGGTCGGGCCAGGTGATGGCCGGCCTCGTGGGCAGCCTGTTCGGCGGCGATCAGGTGCTGATCTACGGCTTGTATCAGGGGGCGTCGTCGAATCACTCGACCTCGGTGAAGGAAATCGGCGCGCGGTATCAGTGGCTGTACTAG
- a CDS encoding transporter, producing MLSIVLGAAVGAALGGCSVIDRSTAPAFSKSDTWVILPIANNTETPQAGQRAASIAQSLLSAYGYANLTRYPTSADDETLFDPAKPDAQQNALNWARQQNAHYALSGAVNEWRYKVGVDGEPAVGITLDVLDVQSGKVVWTSTGSRTGWSRDAVSGVAQKLERELLSPLAR from the coding sequence ATGCTGTCGATCGTGCTCGGCGCCGCAGTCGGCGCGGCCCTTGGCGGTTGCTCGGTGATCGACCGGAGCACCGCGCCGGCGTTCTCGAAGAGCGATACGTGGGTGATCCTGCCGATCGCCAACAACACCGAGACGCCGCAAGCCGGACAGCGAGCCGCATCGATCGCGCAAAGCCTGTTGAGCGCGTATGGCTACGCCAATCTGACGCGCTATCCGACTAGCGCCGACGACGAAACGCTGTTCGATCCGGCCAAGCCCGACGCCCAGCAGAACGCGCTGAACTGGGCCCGTCAGCAGAATGCGCACTATGCGCTGAGCGGCGCGGTCAACGAGTGGCGCTACAAGGTCGGCGTGGATGGCGAGCCGGCCGTCGGCATCACGCTCGACGTGCTCGACGTGCAAAGCGGCAAGGTCGTCTGGACCAGCACCGGCAGCCGCACTGGCTGGAGCCGCGACGCGGTGTCGGGCGTGGCGCAGAAGCTCGAGCGCGAGTTGCTGAGCCCGCTGGCGCGCTGA
- a CDS encoding PelD GGDEF domain-containing protein, with the protein MNTRAPDQFAPRSRFKRRQAQSIGAGSWWARLVAPPRGSARRRAVTTLESVLATLLAIGLCWLFRPLNPLLIHVGFVWIWSVPIVLALRYGSIAGTFSGLILLGAWYVLYPGADPSSLGSIAHALGEPQMEPQPFPVGFFFGGFAFTLLCGQFGDVWITRLGQARMANDYLAERLSILTRNQFLLRLSHERLEQDLLGRPATLRDSLARMRAVTLTQEPGNAQRGVVDLRGAQQFLDTAAQACQLEGARLYAWRDGHPHHEAAAWIGTTFELDADDPLVREALEVRTLVHIESATQQKAAQSRYIACVPLIDALKQPVGLLVIERMPFLALTRDNLQFLLVLCNYYADGVQHADVTRDLLQVFPDCPYDFALDYARLVHLYRDTRVRSSLVALVFDERTASTTWYDHVLRTRRALDVQWARNNGPLRAILTLMPLSGEGSIDGYLLRIEDNLRAQYGVDFESARIAVHAMLIADADPVNELRRLLERCDARA; encoded by the coding sequence ATGAACACGCGTGCTCCGGATCAATTCGCGCCGCGCTCCCGCTTCAAGCGTCGCCAGGCGCAAAGCATCGGCGCGGGCTCGTGGTGGGCGCGGCTGGTCGCGCCGCCGCGCGGCTCGGCGCGTCGCCGCGCCGTCACCACGCTCGAATCGGTCCTCGCGACGCTGCTCGCGATCGGCCTGTGCTGGCTGTTCCGGCCGCTCAACCCGTTGCTGATTCACGTCGGCTTCGTGTGGATCTGGAGCGTGCCGATCGTGCTGGCGTTGCGCTACGGGTCGATTGCCGGGACGTTCTCCGGGCTGATTCTGCTCGGCGCCTGGTACGTGCTGTATCCGGGCGCGGACCCGTCGTCGCTCGGTTCGATCGCGCATGCGCTGGGCGAGCCGCAAATGGAACCGCAGCCGTTTCCGGTCGGCTTCTTCTTCGGCGGCTTTGCGTTCACGCTGCTGTGCGGACAATTCGGCGACGTGTGGATCACGCGGCTCGGCCAGGCGCGCATGGCGAACGACTACCTCGCCGAGCGACTGTCGATCCTCACGCGCAATCAGTTTCTGCTGCGGCTTTCGCATGAACGCCTCGAACAGGATCTGCTCGGCCGTCCCGCCACGTTGCGCGATTCGCTGGCGCGTATGCGCGCGGTGACGCTGACCCAGGAGCCCGGTAACGCGCAACGCGGCGTGGTGGATCTGCGTGGCGCGCAACAGTTTCTCGATACCGCGGCGCAGGCTTGCCAATTGGAAGGCGCGCGTCTTTACGCGTGGCGCGACGGCCATCCGCATCACGAAGCCGCCGCATGGATCGGCACCACCTTCGAGCTCGACGCGGACGATCCCCTGGTGCGCGAAGCACTCGAAGTCCGCACGCTGGTGCATATCGAGTCGGCGACCCAGCAAAAGGCCGCGCAAAGCCGCTATATCGCGTGCGTGCCGTTGATCGACGCGCTGAAGCAACCGGTCGGCCTGCTGGTGATCGAGCGCATGCCGTTTCTCGCGTTGACGCGCGACAACCTGCAATTCCTGCTGGTGCTGTGCAACTACTACGCGGACGGCGTGCAGCATGCCGACGTCACGCGCGACCTGCTGCAGGTGTTTCCCGATTGTCCCTACGATTTCGCGCTCGATTACGCGCGGCTCGTGCATCTGTATCGCGATACGCGGGTGCGCTCGTCGCTGGTCGCGCTGGTGTTCGACGAGCGCACGGCCAGCACCACCTGGTACGACCACGTGCTGCGCACGCGGCGCGCGCTGGACGTGCAATGGGCGCGCAACAACGGGCCGCTGCGCGCGATTCTGACGCTGATGCCGCTGTCTGGCGAAGGCTCGATCGATGGTTATCTGCTGCGGATCGAAGACAATCTGCGCGCGCAATACGGCGTCGATTTCGAATCGGCCCGGATTGCCGTGCACGCGATGCTGATCGCCGACGCGGATCCGGTGAATGAATTGCGGCGTTTGCTGGAGCGTTGCGATGCACGAGCCTGA
- a CDS encoding sugar ABC transporter permease → MHEPDADSVRAASESAYVSPRGSASASRSGVLSAALALLAGLTGVALQLAVFLIATHGAPDTSAQWLGGLPDDAPASDAARLNTHTLLLCLLMQALAALLISLGIARALPPRYRAPRTGVLAALWFLNFALPIGGVACTLGALAIARILPRPPERLPVTQIDEPEFAANLIGNVSYGRGARLKAELQNADAGTAFRMTALLAMQSMPARTVSPLLQGMLADPLDDIRLLAYGILDNREKALTQRILVERPKLDRKLHPELNDTDRRRANKTLAELYSELIYEHLVTGDVYRNAADQADGFAIAALDADPDDASLWRLRGRLALDRRELDNADTMLQRAIDCGFPRERMLPYLAEAAYLRRDFSRVRRLLREMDSHAGGSTLHAVLAFWQGREARAASTATNAADPRDSRGPRAADADANAPDASSLSNASDSSARGAMRRAMPDPLSAPDAPPRRPT, encoded by the coding sequence ATGCACGAGCCTGACGCGGATTCGGTGCGGGCAGCCTCCGAGTCGGCCTATGTGTCGCCCCGTGGCTCCGCTTCGGCTTCACGCTCCGGCGTGTTGTCCGCAGCGCTGGCTTTGCTCGCCGGACTCACGGGCGTCGCGTTGCAACTCGCGGTTTTCCTGATCGCCACCCACGGCGCGCCGGACACCTCCGCGCAATGGCTCGGCGGCCTCCCCGACGACGCACCGGCCAGCGACGCCGCGCGTCTGAACACGCACACGCTGCTGCTCTGCCTGCTGATGCAGGCGCTGGCCGCCCTGCTGATCTCGCTCGGCATCGCCCGCGCGCTGCCGCCGCGTTACCGCGCGCCGCGCACAGGCGTGCTCGCCGCGCTGTGGTTCCTGAACTTCGCGCTGCCGATCGGCGGGGTGGCCTGCACGCTCGGTGCGCTGGCCATCGCGCGAATCCTGCCGCGTCCGCCTGAACGCTTGCCGGTCACGCAGATCGACGAGCCCGAATTCGCCGCCAATCTGATCGGCAACGTGTCGTATGGCCGTGGCGCGCGTCTCAAGGCGGAGTTGCAGAACGCCGACGCCGGCACCGCGTTTCGCATGACCGCCCTGCTGGCCATGCAATCGATGCCCGCGCGCACCGTTTCTCCGTTGCTGCAAGGCATGCTGGCCGACCCGCTCGACGACATCCGCCTGCTGGCGTACGGGATTCTCGACAATCGCGAGAAAGCCCTCACGCAGCGGATTCTGGTGGAACGCCCCAAGCTCGACCGCAAGCTGCATCCGGAGCTGAACGACACCGACCGGCGACGCGCCAACAAGACCCTCGCCGAGTTGTACAGCGAGCTGATCTACGAGCATCTGGTGACTGGCGACGTCTATCGCAACGCCGCCGATCAGGCCGACGGTTTCGCCATCGCGGCGCTCGACGCCGATCCCGACGACGCCTCGCTCTGGCGTCTGCGCGGCCGCCTCGCGCTCGACCGCCGCGAACTCGACAACGCCGACACGATGCTGCAACGCGCTATCGACTGCGGTTTTCCGCGCGAACGGATGCTGCCGTATCTCGCCGAAGCCGCCTATTTGCGGCGCGATTTCTCGCGCGTGCGCCGTTTGCTGCGCGAGATGGACAGCCACGCGGGCGGCTCGACGCTGCACGCGGTGCTGGCGTTCTGGCAAGGGCGTGAAGCGCGTGCAGCGAGTACAGCGACTAACGCTGCCGACCCGCGCGATTCGCGTGGCCCGCGCGCGGCCGACGCCGACGCCAACGCACCCGACGCATCCAGCTTGTCTAACGCTTCCGACTCATCGGCTCGCGGCGCCATGCGCCGTGCCATGCCCGACCCCCTGTCCGCGCCGGACGCACCGCCGAGACGCCCAACATGA
- the pelF gene encoding GT4 family glycosyltransferase PelF, with translation MNTPKAATATVAHAAQTPHTPHAAAKLPRAASADIALLLEGTFPYVSGGVSSWVNQIIRAFPEYTFALCFLGSRPQDYPKMSYALPDNVVHLENHYLYDFAPPPMIRHQAGDPAAFMQAGQMHEKLRNPAMRQAAGRMLRDMLDDLRPGGALGEEAFLYSKESWTYLTDQYRQFCTDPSFVDYFWTVRIMHKPLWQLARIAEGLPKAKMFHTVSTGYAGFLGALLRYRHGRPLLVSEHGIYTKERKIDLFQSQWIRDNRSIFERDVSQIGYFRDLWVRFFETLGHVCYDAAEDIIALYEGNRRRQIVDGAPEYKTANIPNGVNLPRLAPLRAQRGAQIPKTLCLIGRVVPIKDIKTFIRAMLTVVRQMPEAEAWIAGPEDEDESYANECRALVESLGLQDKVKFLGFQKIDELLPKCGVLVLSSISEALPLVVLEGFAAGVPSVTTDVGSCRQLIYGLDGEDAALGAAGRVVQIADPRALAEAALDLLDERNWHAAQKAGIARVERFYTQDQMVRSYRELYARLTALANLEPTPQQALSS, from the coding sequence ATGAACACTCCCAAAGCCGCCACCGCTACCGTCGCACACGCTGCGCAAACCCCGCACACTCCGCACGCCGCGGCCAAACTCCCGCGCGCGGCCTCAGCCGATATCGCGCTGCTGCTCGAAGGCACGTTCCCTTATGTGAGCGGCGGCGTCTCCAGTTGGGTCAATCAGATCATCCGCGCGTTCCCGGAGTACACGTTCGCGCTGTGCTTTCTCGGCAGCCGTCCACAGGACTATCCGAAGATGTCGTATGCGTTGCCCGATAACGTCGTGCATCTGGAGAATCACTATCTGTACGACTTCGCGCCGCCGCCGATGATCCGCCACCAGGCCGGCGACCCTGCCGCCTTCATGCAGGCCGGCCAGATGCACGAGAAACTGCGCAACCCTGCCATGCGCCAGGCGGCCGGCCGGATGCTCAGGGACATGCTCGACGATCTGCGTCCCGGCGGCGCGCTCGGCGAAGAAGCGTTTCTGTATTCGAAGGAATCGTGGACCTACCTGACCGATCAATACCGGCAGTTCTGCACCGACCCGTCGTTCGTCGATTATTTCTGGACCGTGCGAATCATGCACAAGCCGCTGTGGCAGTTGGCCCGCATTGCCGAGGGACTGCCAAAGGCGAAGATGTTCCATACCGTCTCGACCGGCTACGCGGGTTTTCTGGGCGCTTTGCTGCGCTACCGGCATGGCCGTCCGCTGCTGGTGTCCGAACACGGCATCTACACGAAGGAACGCAAGATCGATCTGTTCCAGAGCCAATGGATTCGCGACAACCGCAGCATTTTCGAACGCGACGTGTCGCAGATCGGCTATTTCCGCGATCTGTGGGTGCGTTTCTTCGAAACGCTGGGCCACGTTTGCTACGACGCTGCCGAGGACATCATCGCGTTGTACGAGGGTAACCGTCGACGTCAGATCGTTGACGGCGCACCCGAGTACAAGACCGCCAATATTCCCAACGGCGTGAACCTGCCGCGGCTCGCGCCGCTGCGCGCGCAACGCGGCGCGCAGATACCGAAGACGCTGTGCCTGATCGGCCGCGTGGTGCCGATCAAGGACATCAAGACCTTCATTCGCGCGATGCTGACCGTGGTGCGCCAGATGCCGGAGGCCGAAGCCTGGATCGCCGGCCCCGAAGACGAGGACGAGTCGTACGCGAACGAATGCCGCGCGTTGGTCGAGAGTCTCGGTTTGCAGGACAAGGTCAAGTTTCTCGGCTTCCAGAAGATCGACGAGTTGCTGCCGAAATGCGGCGTGCTCGTGCTGAGTTCGATTTCCGAAGCGCTGCCGCTCGTGGTGCTCGAAGGGTTTGCGGCGGGCGTGCCCTCGGTGACGACCGATGTCGGCTCGTGTCGCCAGTTGATTTATGGACTCGACGGCGAGGACGCGGCGCTCGGTGCGGCGGGCCGCGTGGTGCAGATCGCCGATCCGCGCGCGCTCGCCGAAGCGGCGCTCGACCTGCTCGACGAACGCAACTGGCACGCGGCGCAAAAAGCGGGCATTGCACGGGTCGAGCGGTTTTATACGCAGGACCAGATGGTGCGCTCGTATCGCGAGTTGTACGCGCGGCTTACCGCGCTAGCGAATCTGGAGCCGACGCCGCAGCAGGCGCTGTCGTCCTGA
- a CDS encoding FUSC family protein has product MTLPNESTRNARASAANSLFAFLKALPLGERLIEGGFMAVQAVAGASLAFEIGRLLHTEQAFWAAITAIAVSQHSYIDTRNLSRDQFIGAMVGGVCGLAGALLGGGYFAAYAATVGVAIVVCWILNVGSAARLGGITATIMLLVPGMGPPWDKALLRLGEVTLGTVCALLMAWLMSKVEQRWFGKPRNT; this is encoded by the coding sequence ATGACCTTACCCAACGAATCGACACGTAACGCGCGAGCGAGTGCAGCCAACTCGCTGTTTGCCTTTCTGAAGGCGTTGCCGCTTGGCGAGCGGCTGATCGAAGGCGGTTTCATGGCGGTGCAGGCGGTGGCCGGCGCGAGTCTCGCGTTCGAGATCGGCCGCCTGCTGCATACCGAGCAGGCGTTCTGGGCCGCGATCACCGCGATCGCGGTCAGCCAGCATAGCTATATCGACACGCGCAATCTGTCGCGCGATCAGTTTATTGGCGCGATGGTGGGTGGCGTGTGCGGGCTGGCGGGCGCGCTGCTTGGCGGCGGGTATTTCGCGGCTTATGCGGCGACGGTGGGCGTCGCGATTGTCGTGTGCTGGATTCTGAATGTGGGCAGCGCGGCGCGGCTGGGTGGGATTACCGCGACGATCATGCTGCTGGTGCCGGGGATGGGGCCGCCCTGGGATAAGGCGCTGCTGCGGTTGGGTGAGGTGACCCTGGGCACGGTGTGCGCGTTGTTGATGGCGTGGTTGATGTCGAAGGTTGAACAGCGGTGGTTTGGGAAGCCGCGCAATACGTGA
- a CDS encoding DUF2778 domain-containing protein: protein MIYERATLIVWPSPNGHKEWSYASRMHFHSQQAENFDSHMSRNRTCTAFSGTDRGRDNPDDTAIPNLGPLPKGVYYLVDRHSGGRMGMMRDLWSTYGFGSTDRQYWFMLWNPVSGDTTNINGIARGNFRLHPMGPLRLSQGCITVVNSGAFDALQKFIRSRGLTMPVPGTTMKAYGTVEVK from the coding sequence ATGATTTATGAGAGAGCCACGTTGATAGTATGGCCGTCCCCGAACGGACATAAAGAATGGTCATATGCCAGTCGCATGCACTTTCATTCTCAACAAGCAGAAAACTTCGATTCTCACATGTCCAGGAACCGCACCTGTACGGCCTTTTCTGGAACTGATCGAGGGCGGGACAATCCGGACGACACGGCTATTCCGAATCTCGGACCGCTACCTAAAGGAGTTTATTATCTGGTCGACCGCCATTCGGGTGGGCGTATGGGAATGATGCGTGACTTGTGGAGCACATACGGCTTTGGCTCCACCGACAGGCAGTACTGGTTCATGTTGTGGAATCCCGTGTCGGGCGATACCACGAACATTAACGGAATCGCCAGGGGAAATTTCCGGTTGCATCCAATGGGGCCGCTCCGACTGAGCCAAGGATGCATTACCGTCGTCAATTCGGGTGCATTTGATGCACTTCAAAAATTCATTCGATCCAGGGGGCTCACGATGCCGGTTCCAGGCACTACGATGAAGGCATACGGAACGGTTGAAGTGAAATGA